A single window of Jaculus jaculus isolate mJacJac1 chromosome 14, mJacJac1.mat.Y.cur, whole genome shotgun sequence DNA harbors:
- the LOC101601602 gene encoding vomeronasal type-1 receptor 4-like, whose translation MGFRNLIIGIMFLSQTTAGLLGNLFFLSHYLVVYYHEHSLKTTDLILKHLIMANTLIILYKGVPHTMTAFGLKQFFNVLGCRFLFYFDRVGRSMSIVSTCMLSVFQAITISPRNSCCKDLKVKAPKSIGLFISLCWILYMVINSIFPMYILSTKFHSKNRTEKRDFEYCSSKGRDAVMDLLYTALLVFPEVLLSVLIICSSGSMVVILYKHRQRVQHIRSTNTSSRASPESRATQSILILVSTFLTFYTLSSIVHAYAAVLSNPSPLLLSINGIIYMCFPSTVPFTLMSHYSSLSRLCCVWIKKKKFSNLIRNT comes from the coding sequence ATGGGCTTCAGGAACTTGATAATTGGAATAATGTTCTTATCACAGACCACAGCTGGACTTCTAGgaaatctctttttcctttcccactATCTAGTCGTTTATTATCATGAACATTCACTGAAGACCACTGATTTGATCCTCAAACACTTGATTATGGCCAATACCTTGATCATTCTATataaaggtgtgccccacaccATGACAGCTTTTGGCCTGAAACAGTTCTTCAATGTTTTGGGATGtagatttcttttctattttgacagAGTGGGCAGAAGTATGTCCATAGTCTCTACCTGCATGTTGAGTGTCTTTCAGGCCATCACTATCAGCCCCAGAAACTCCTGTTGTAAGGACCTTAAAGTAAAAGCTCCAAAGTCTATTGGCCTCTTCATTTCCCTCTGCTGGATACTATATATGGTAATAAACTCAATATTCCCTATGTATATTTTATCTACTAAATTTCACAGcaaaaacaggacagaaaaaagAGATTTTGAATATTGTTCTAGTAAAGGTCGTGATGCTGTCATGGACTTGCTGTATACAGCCCTATTGGTATTCCCAGAAGTTTTGCTTTCTGTGCTCATCATCTGCTCCAGTGGTTCCATGGTTGTCATCCTGTACAAACACAGGCAGCGAGTTCAACATATCCGCAGCACGAATACTTCCTCCAGAGCCTCCCCTGAGTCCAGAGCCACCCAGAGCATCCTCATCCTGGTTTctacatttttgacattttacaCCCTCTCCTCTATAGTACATGCATATGCGGCTGTTCTGAGTAATCCTTCTCCATTGCTGTTGAGCATCAACGGTATCATTTATATGTGTTTTCCCTCCACCGTACCCTTTACTCTCATGAGTCATTACTCCAGCCTGTCCAGGCTCTGCTGTGTctggataaaaaagaaaaaattctctaATCTTATCAGAAATACGTAA